Part of the Streptomyces antimycoticus genome, CTGCGCCAAGACGCGGACAGCGTGCAGGTTGACATCGAGGACCGGGCCGCCGGGACGGTGGCCACCGAACGGTTCGACCTCGTGGTCGGGGCCGACGGCCTGCGCTCGGCCGTGCGCCGGCTGGCGTTCGGGTCCGACGAAGGCCGTATTCACCGTCTCGGCTACATGCTCGCGGCGTGCGGCCTGCCCGGCCCGGTCCCCGGTTTCCGGGGTACGGACGGCATCATCATGTCCGAGCTGGGCCGGTCGGCATGGGTGTTCGCCTTCGCCGACCGGCCACCGACGGCGCTGTTCAACTACCGGACCAACGATGTGGACGGCGAGTTCACCCGGCCCGCCATCGACTCGCTGCGGGCGGTGTTCGGACCGGAGCCCACGGGCACGACGCTCGGCTGGCTGCTCGATCAGTTCGAGCAGGCACCGGACCACCTGTTCGACACCGCCGAGCAGGTGCGGCTCGACACGTGGCACCAGGGCAGGGTGGTGCTCGTCGGCGACTCGGCGTGGTGCCTGACCCTCTACTCCGGGATGGGGGCCTCCAGCGGCCTGGCCGGGGCCGACATGCTGGGCACGATGCTGGAGCGGAATCCCGGAGACGTGCCACGGGCGCTGCGGGCCTGGGAGGCGAAACTCCGCCCCTTCATCGAGTTCCACCAGGACAGCGGCATGCTCATGCGTAAGCTCTTCGTCCCGGCCGACCGCACCGAGTACCGGATCCGGTCCGTCTTCGACCACGTGGTGGGGACGACGCTCGGCAGGACGCTCCTCTCGCAGGCCGAGCACCACAGCAAGGCTTCCCGGATGAAGACGGTCGACATCGCCCTGGCGTGACCCGGCCTCGGGACCCCGCCGCACGGCGGACACACCACCTCCGTGAACCCCCGTGACATCATGACGCCGAAGAGCGAACGGGAGGAACCACGACGGTGAGCCGGCTGATCGAACACGACTCCGTCAAGGCAGCCAGAATCCTCGACAGCGCCCGCGAACTGGTCCTCGAACACGGCGTCCGCAAGGTGACCATCGCCGAGATCGCCGCTGCCGCGGGCGTGGGCAAGGGCACGGTCTATCTGTACTGGGAGACCAAAGAAGACCTGTTCGTGGGGCTGGTCGCGCGCGAAGTACTGGCCTGGATCGAGACGATCAACAACCAGATCGCCCAGGACCCGTGGTCCATCCTGCCCCGTCGTCTCGCTCCGCTGCTCATCCGCACGACACTGGGCAACCCGTGGCTGCGGTGGCTCCGGAGCGACGACAGCGCCCTGCGGCAGTTGCTCCGCCGCCCCGCCGACCAAGAGCGCTTCGCCGAGGCCAGCACGGGCGCGATGGGCAACACGGTCATAACGATCCTGCGCGACCACGGGATCGTGCGCGACGACCTCCCGCTGTCCAGGCAGATGTACGCCCTGCACGCCGTGCTGGTCGGCTTCAGCACCGTCATGAACGACACCGATGTCGCAGGCTCGCTCAGCATCGACGAGCCCGAAACCGCCCTCGCCGACACCGTCCACCTGCTGCTCGAACGGCCTCGCGACCCCGCCGCGCGCGATGTCGCCAAGGCCGCGGAAGCGGTGCGGGCCCGGTTCACCGAGATTCACGACAACCTCCTGGGACTCGTCGCGGCGGGCGCCGCCGGAACCAGATGACCCGCGTCCTCGAGGCCGTGCCGTTCAGCCGCGGATCAGCCGACGCGGCGTAGGACCAGGCCGCGCCCGATGTGCGCTACGTCTCACCCGTGGGCCGTTACACCAGATACGCCGCTGGTGTCTCAAGGCCGAGTCCATAACGCGAGGGAGACATCATGAACGGGAACGTCGAGGTGGTCGTGATCGGCGGCGGGTACGGGGGCGTGACGGCGGCCAACAGCCTGGCTCGGCGCGATGGCGTGTCGGTGACCGTGGTCAATCCGCGTCCCCACTTCGTCTCGCGGATCCGC contains:
- a CDS encoding FAD-dependent monooxygenase, with protein sequence MKTNITPRQRALVVGLGVSGTASALRLHKAGWDVVVLEKAAERRRGGYFLTLFGTGITAAERLGIEVPDRFSADIAYYNVDRAGRRRRGMGFAEAVPGQSRPVVRGDVEQAAFDALPESVEIRYASIPVALRQDADSVQVDIEDRAAGTVATERFDLVVGADGLRSAVRRLAFGSDEGRIHRLGYMLAACGLPGPVPGFRGTDGIIMSELGRSAWVFAFADRPPTALFNYRTNDVDGEFTRPAIDSLRAVFGPEPTGTTLGWLLDQFEQAPDHLFDTAEQVRLDTWHQGRVVLVGDSAWCLTLYSGMGASSGLAGADMLGTMLERNPGDVPRALRAWEAKLRPFIEFHQDSGMLMRKLFVPADRTEYRIRSVFDHVVGTTLGRTLLSQAEHHSKASRMKTVDIALA
- a CDS encoding TetR/AcrR family transcriptional regulator → MSRLIEHDSVKAARILDSARELVLEHGVRKVTIAEIAAAAGVGKGTVYLYWETKEDLFVGLVAREVLAWIETINNQIAQDPWSILPRRLAPLLIRTTLGNPWLRWLRSDDSALRQLLRRPADQERFAEASTGAMGNTVITILRDHGIVRDDLPLSRQMYALHAVLVGFSTVMNDTDVAGSLSIDEPETALADTVHLLLERPRDPAARDVAKAAEAVRARFTEIHDNLLGLVAAGAAGTR